The Thermocrinis ruber genomic sequence AAAATTCTCAGGGATGTAAAACTTACAAAAGAGGAATTCTATCGGTTAATGAAAGGTGAAAGTTAAAGCCCAGTTTTTTTGTATGTGGTAAAGAAACATCATAACTTTTATACTAATTCCCATGCATATCCTTCTCATAGGTCTTGGAAATATGGGCAAGAAATACCTTTCAAAGCTTGAGGAGATGGGAAAGCTCCCAGTTCTCTGCGACAGGGATCCAAACAAGGCGGTTGGTAGCTATCCCTTTTATTGCCACTTTGAGGAAGTCAAAGAGCCTGTAAAGGCAGTCATAATAGCAGTTGACCCTGCGGAGCACGTTAAGTTAGCTAAGTTCTTTTTGGAGAGTGGAGCATCGGTTTTGCTTGAAAAACCTCCAGCCCTCAGCAAAAGGGAGTTTATGGAAATATACCATTATCCAACGCTTTATATTTCAGAAATAGAGAGTTTTTCATCGTGCCTTGATTACTTTCCAAAAAATGTGGAGGAAGTGCACATTGAAAGGTTAGGGAGAGGGAGAGGCTACCTTTCTCCCCTTTGGGATTTGGCATGGCACGACCTTTACCTTCTTCAACTGTTTTTCAAGGATCTGCAGATTACATCCCTCAAGGTGGGTGATGTTTGGCATCTGGAGGGAAAAGCAGACGGCGTGCCCTTTTCTATAAAAACCGCTTGGGAACATCCCAACCCTTCAAGAAGATGGTTCATAAACCGCGGTAGCTTGATCCTTGATTTTGCCAAGGAAGAGGTGTGGAAGGAAGGAAAACTAATTCACAAAGAAAACAGGGACAAGCTCAGACTCATGGTGGAGAGCTTTCTCTCTGGAAATTTTGACCATAGGAGCAAAGACAGGGCAATGAAAAATCTGGAGCTTTTGGAGAGCTTAAAAGCCATTGACATCTCCTGAGTAACTCCCAAATTCTAAATACTTATGAAAGGTCTTTCAAGCTTTGAACATGTACTAGAGGAAAGAATAGATCAAGCTACCGCTTTGGAGCTTTTGGAAAAGGCAGACCTGGCGGTCTTGGGCTATTTGGCGGACCAAGTGCGTAGGCGCTTTCACCCAGACAATGTTGTTACCTTTGTGATAGATAGGAATGTGAACTACACCAACGTTTGCGTGGCAGGGTGCAAGTTCTGCGCCTTTCAGAGGAAGCCAAGCTCACCGGAGGGTTATGTTTTAGACACGGAGGAGATTTTAAAGAAAGTGCAAGAGCTGGTAGATTGGGGTGGGACTACTCTACTTATGCAGGGAGGACTAAATCCGAACCTTCCCCTTAAGTTTTACACGGACCTTTTGAGGGAAATAAAGAAGCACTTCCCTATGGTGCAAATCCACTCCTTTTCTGCACCGGAGATCGTCTATCTTGCTAAGATTGAAGGGCTTACCATAGAGGAGGTTATAAAGGCTCTGAAGGATGCTGGACTTGACTCCATTCCCGGTGGTGGTGCGGAAATTCTCTCCCAAGAGGTTAGAAGCTTTTTAAGCCCCGGCAAATGCACGGTGGAGCAGTGGGAAGAGGTGCACAGAACTGCCCACAAACTTGGACTAACTTCCACCGCTACAATGATGTTTGGGCATATAGAAAAGCCAGAACACATTGTAGAACACTTAGAAAGGGTCAGGCGTATACAAGATGAAACGGGCGGATTTACTGCCTTTATACCTTGGACCTTCAAAAAGGGCAATACCATGCTTGACCACATAGAGGAGGCTTCATCGGTTTATTATCTGAAGGTGCTTGCCCTCTCGCGGATATACCTTGATAACTTCAAAAACATCCAGAGCAGTCATGTAACCCAGACCATGCAGGTGGGTATTGTGGGACTTCACTTTGGTGCCAACGACCTCGGCAGTGTGATGATGGAGGAGAATGTGATCTCTTCCACCAACTACAAGGTTTCCATACCAAAGGTGGAGGATATGGTGTCTGCTATAAGGTCCGCTGGCTTTGTGCCAGCCCAAAGGGACACCTACTACAACATCATAAGAGTCTTTTGAGCCTCAGCATAGCCCGGTGGATGAGCAAAGGGTCGTAAATTCCAAAATCCTTTAAAAACCAACCATCACCCCCTGTTAGGATAACTTTAAAGTCCCTTTGGTAGCTTTCCCTCAGCTCTCTAAGTAATCCCTCCAAGTAGTAAAAAACTTCCTTCTTTAGCCCACCCAGAAGGGCAGACTTTGTGTCTCTACCCAAGGGTACATCCACGCTCTCTAAGGAAAAGAGAGGAATAAGCTCTGCCCTCTCGTGCAAGCATCTTAGCCTTGCCCCTAAGCCCAAGGTAATAAAGCCTCCTTCAAAAACGCCATCCACCAAAACATCCGCCACCAGGGCAGTG encodes the following:
- a CDS encoding Gfo/Idh/MocA family oxidoreductase; translation: MHILLIGLGNMGKKYLSKLEEMGKLPVLCDRDPNKAVGSYPFYCHFEEVKEPVKAVIIAVDPAEHVKLAKFFLESGASVLLEKPPALSKREFMEIYHYPTLYISEIESFSSCLDYFPKNVEEVHIERLGRGRGYLSPLWDLAWHDLYLLQLFFKDLQITSLKVGDVWHLEGKADGVPFSIKTAWEHPNPSRRWFINRGSLILDFAKEEVWKEGKLIHKENRDKLRLMVESFLSGNFDHRSKDRAMKNLELLESLKAIDIS
- the mqnC gene encoding cyclic dehypoxanthinyl futalosine synthase — its product is MKGLSSFEHVLEERIDQATALELLEKADLAVLGYLADQVRRRFHPDNVVTFVIDRNVNYTNVCVAGCKFCAFQRKPSSPEGYVLDTEEILKKVQELVDWGGTTLLMQGGLNPNLPLKFYTDLLREIKKHFPMVQIHSFSAPEIVYLAKIEGLTIEEVIKALKDAGLDSIPGGGAEILSQEVRSFLSPGKCTVEQWEEVHRTAHKLGLTSTATMMFGHIEKPEHIVEHLERVRRIQDETGGFTAFIPWTFKKGNTMLDHIEEASSVYYLKVLALSRIYLDNFKNIQSSHVTQTMQVGIVGLHFGANDLGSVMMEENVISSTNYKVSIPKVEDMVSAIRSAGFVPAQRDTYYNIIRVF
- a CDS encoding type III pantothenate kinase; protein product: MKWLTIDVGNTSVDACVFDGRELVYLGKFSHQELGELTKRYENILASCVKPSVQDQIAKAFLFKPEDVPIKTAFEGKEKVGIDRLLNLYGALEFYADTCLLVSAGTALVADVLVDGVFEGGFITLGLGARLRCLHERAELIPLFSLESVDVPLGRDTKSALLGGLKKEVFYYLEGLLRELRESYQRDFKVILTGGDGWFLKDFGIYDPLLIHRAMLRLKRLL